Proteins from a single region of Paenibacillus sp. BIHB 4019:
- a CDS encoding aldo/keto reductase, with product MEYVKLGNTGLDVSRLCLGCMSFGVAERWIHPWVLDEEHSRPIIKKALELGINFFDTANVYADGTSEEIVGRALKDYANRDEIVLATKVHFRMHEGPNGAGLSRKAIMSEIDKSLKRLGTDYVDLYQIHRWDYNTPIEETMEALHDVVKAGKARYIGASAMYAWQFQKALYTAEKNGWTKFVSMQNHMNLIYREEEREMLPLCKEEKIGVIPYSPLASGRLTRDWSETTNRSETDQVQKSKYDATADTDRVIVERVAAIAEKRGVPRAQIALAWVAQKEPVTGPIVGASKISHLEDAAAALSINLTPEEIASLEEPYVPHPVIGAV from the coding sequence ATGGAATATGTGAAACTTGGTAATACGGGCTTGGATGTATCTCGGCTTTGTCTTGGCTGTATGAGCTTTGGTGTAGCAGAACGGTGGATTCATCCATGGGTGCTTGATGAAGAGCACAGTCGTCCTATTATAAAAAAAGCGCTGGAGCTGGGTATTAATTTTTTTGATACAGCAAATGTGTATGCAGATGGAACAAGCGAGGAAATCGTTGGACGGGCTCTAAAGGATTATGCGAATCGTGATGAAATTGTGCTGGCAACCAAGGTGCATTTCCGCATGCATGAAGGGCCGAATGGTGCGGGGCTTTCCCGGAAAGCTATCATGAGTGAAATCGACAAGAGCCTGAAGCGATTGGGAACGGATTATGTAGACCTTTATCAAATCCATCGCTGGGATTATAATACGCCTATTGAAGAAACGATGGAAGCTTTGCATGATGTCGTGAAGGCTGGAAAAGCAAGATACATTGGAGCTTCCGCTATGTATGCTTGGCAGTTCCAGAAGGCGCTGTATACAGCTGAGAAAAATGGATGGACCAAATTTGTGTCGATGCAAAATCATATGAATCTCATCTACCGTGAAGAGGAACGAGAGATGCTGCCGCTTTGCAAGGAAGAAAAAATCGGTGTTATTCCTTACAGTCCGCTGGCATCAGGAAGATTGACGCGTGATTGGTCGGAAACGACGAATCGCTCCGAAACCGATCAAGTGCAGAAATCGAAATACGATGCGACTGCGGATACGGATCGAGTAATTGTGGAGCGCGTTGCAGCAATCGCTGAGAAGCGTGGCGTTCCCCGCGCTCAAATCGCACTTGCCTGGGTAGCGCAGAAGGAACCGGTAACAGGCCCGATTGTCGGCGCTTCGAAAATATCCCATCTCGAGGATGCCGCAGCTGCGCTCTCCATTAATTTGACACCTGAAGAAATTGCGTCGCTGGAGGAGCCTTATGTACCTCATCCGGTCATTGGCGCCGTATAA
- a CDS encoding MerR family transcriptional regulator: MFIAEVSEKYDLSQDTLRYYERIGLIPRVNRNKSGLRDYTEEDCRWVEFVKCMRGVGLPVEVLIEYVGLFQQGDETKGARKELLIEQRKLLRARMEDMHKVLERMDDKIERYEQTIVKKEKTLNRPEV, encoded by the coding sequence ATGTTTATAGCAGAAGTAAGTGAAAAATATGATTTGTCTCAGGATACGCTTCGCTACTATGAACGAATTGGGCTTATTCCGCGAGTGAACCGCAATAAAAGCGGGCTCAGGGACTACACCGAAGAAGATTGCCGGTGGGTTGAATTTGTGAAGTGTATGCGGGGCGTCGGACTTCCTGTTGAGGTATTGATTGAGTACGTTGGGCTGTTTCAACAGGGTGATGAAACGAAAGGGGCCAGAAAAGAACTCCTAATCGAGCAGCGCAAGCTGCTTAGAGCAAGAATGGAAGATATGCATAAGGTGCTTGAACGCATGGATGATAAGATCGAAAGATATGAGCAGACCATCGTGAAAAAAGAAAAAACACTAAATAGACCTGAAGTCTAA
- a CDS encoding metalloregulator ArsR/SmtB family transcription factor produces the protein MKDSCEIYCYDEPKVHKVQHALERQNMESMAKLFKALADETRLKIVFALCEEDELCVCDVANITKSSLATTSHHLRTLKQLGLANYRKEGKMVFYTLKDAHIRQLVQIASAHSKE, from the coding sequence ATGAAAGATAGCTGTGAGATATATTGCTATGACGAGCCTAAAGTACATAAGGTACAGCATGCTCTAGAGCGGCAAAACATGGAGAGTATGGCCAAGCTGTTTAAAGCACTGGCCGATGAGACACGTTTAAAAATCGTATTTGCTTTATGCGAAGAAGACGAACTGTGCGTCTGTGATGTGGCAAATATCACCAAATCCTCGCTGGCAACTACATCGCATCATCTACGAACGCTAAAACAGCTTGGATTAGCTAACTATCGGAAGGAAGGAAAAATGGTGTTTTATACGTTGAAAGATGCTCACATACGCCAATTAGTCCAGATAGCGTCAGCACACAGCAAGGAGTAA
- a CDS encoding NAD(P)/FAD-dependent oxidoreductase, translated as MYDVLIIGAGQAGLSAGYFLKKSGLSFLILEAAASVGDSWRRRYDSLHLFTPRMYDGLPGKPIEGNQNGLPSKDEIADYLEAYAENMAFPIKLNSLVKRLWRDGNFKVETADGIIEARNIIVGTGPFQVKNVPSFSNLLSESITQLHSSEYINPVQLSPGNTIVVGGGNSGAQIAVELAQNGDKDRSVYLSIARDISFKPLHIMNRSIFWYFEKLGFLRASTQSPIGKWLKNQPEQVYGFELKQLMKKGKVKVASRVRNAIGNRVICEDGNEIEVKNVIWATGFKRDDHWIDIQDAFDSHGQIKHKEGVSPVAGLYFVGLPWQTSRGSALLGWVKYDAQKIVDHLTLTTN; from the coding sequence ATGTATGATGTGTTGATTATAGGTGCAGGGCAAGCGGGGTTGTCTGCAGGATATTTTTTGAAAAAGAGTGGTTTAAGCTTTCTCATTTTGGAAGCAGCAGCATCAGTCGGGGATTCTTGGCGGCGGCGCTATGACTCGCTTCATCTCTTTACACCGCGCATGTATGATGGATTGCCTGGCAAGCCTATAGAAGGAAATCAGAATGGTCTGCCCAGTAAGGATGAGATTGCAGACTATCTTGAAGCCTATGCGGAAAATATGGCGTTTCCGATCAAGCTGAATAGTCTTGTTAAACGGCTTTGGAGAGATGGCAACTTTAAAGTGGAAACAGCAGATGGAATTATTGAAGCTCGCAACATTATCGTGGGAACAGGCCCCTTCCAAGTGAAAAATGTACCCTCCTTTTCGAACTTATTATCAGAGAGCATCACTCAGTTGCATTCCTCAGAATATATCAACCCCGTTCAGTTGAGCCCGGGGAACACAATCGTTGTGGGAGGCGGGAATTCAGGTGCTCAAATAGCAGTTGAGTTAGCTCAGAATGGGGATAAAGACAGATCAGTATACTTATCCATTGCTCGTGATATCTCTTTCAAGCCCTTGCATATTATGAATCGAAGCATTTTCTGGTATTTTGAAAAACTTGGGTTTCTTCGTGCAAGCACGCAAAGCCCTATTGGCAAATGGTTGAAAAACCAGCCCGAGCAAGTATATGGATTTGAACTGAAGCAGCTGATGAAAAAGGGGAAAGTAAAGGTTGCTTCTCGTGTAAGGAACGCGATTGGCAACCGTGTAATATGTGAGGATGGAAACGAAATAGAGGTGAAAAATGTAATTTGGGCTACTGGTTTTAAGCGAGATGACCATTGGATTGACATTCAGGATGCATTCGATTCGCATGGCCAGATTAAGCATAAAGAAGGTGTATCCCCGGTTGCGGGATTGTATTTTGTCGGTTTGCCATGGCAAACCTCAAGGGGATCGGCACTTCTGGGCTGGGTAAAATATGACGCTCAAAAAATAGTTGACCATCTAACTCTCACTACTAATTAA